Proteins encoded in a region of the Zea mays cultivar B73 chromosome 2, Zm-B73-REFERENCE-NAM-5.0, whole genome shotgun sequence genome:
- the LOC100281460 gene encoding serine/threonine-protein kinase NAK, translated as MGCFPCFGSTREEELKYYGSKGPGGGNGGGGRATASSSSSAAAGGGGGRVEEAVVAPPRAQRGPAGADKTRAKGNAGSKKELSVLRDASGNVISAQTFTFRQLAAATKNFRDECFIGEGGFGRVYKGRLDMGQVVAIKQLNRDGNQGNKEFLVEVLMLSLLHHQNLVNLVGYCADGDQRLLVYEYMPLGSLEDHLHDLPPDKEPLDWNTRMKIAAGAAKGLEYLHDKAQPPVIYRDFKSSNILLGEGFHPKLSDFGLAKLGPVGDKSHVSTRVMGTYGYCAPEYAMTGQLTVKSDVYSFGVVLLELITGRKAIDSTRPASEQNLVSWARPLFNDRRKLPKMADPGLEGQFPTRGLYQALAVASMCIQSEAASRPLIADVVTALSYLANQIYDPSLAHASKKAGGSDQRNRVGDSGRALSKNDDAGSSGHRSPSKDRADSPREQFPGAANRGQDRERMVAEAKMWGENWREKRRAAQGSLDSPTGGG; from the exons ATGGGCTGCTTCCCGTGCTTCGGCTCCACGCGCGAGGAGGAGCTCAAGTACTACGGATCCAAGGGCCCCGGCGGAGGCAATGGCGGTGGTGGGCGAGCGACcgcgtcctcgtcctcgtccgcTGCAGCTGGTGGTGGAGGCGGCCGGGTAGAAGAGGCCGTGGTGGCGCCGCCGCGTGCTCAGAGGGGCCCCGCAG GGGCCGACAAGACACGAGCTAAAGGCAATGCTGGCTCGAAGAAGGAGCTTTCAGTACTCAGGGACGCCAGTGGCAATGTCATCTCTGCTCAGACCTTCACCTTCCGCCAGCTTGCAGCCGCAACGAAGAACTTTAGAGATGAATGCTTCATTGGGGAGGGAGGGTTTGGGCGCGTTTACAAGGGCCGCCTTGACATGGGCCAG GTTGTTGCTATCAAACAGCTGAATAGGGATGGTAATCAAGGAAACAAAGAATTTCTAGTGGAAGTTCTCATGCTTAGTTTGCTGCAtcatcaaaaccttgtcaatttgGTTGGTTATTGTGCTGATGGAGATCAACGCCTTCTCGTGTATGAGTACATGCCACTTGGATCATTGGAGGACCATTTGCATG ATCTCCCTCCTGACAAGGAGCCTTTGGATTGGAACACTAGGATGAAAATTGCTGCGGGTGCTGCTAAAGGGCTGGAGTACCTGCATGACAAGGCACAGCCACCAGTTATTTACAGGGATTTCAAGTCATCAAATATTCTATTGGGCGAGGGCTTCCATCCAAAGCTATCAGACTTCGGTCTTGCTAAGTTGGGTCCTGTTGGTGACAAGTCTCATGTCTCAACGCGTGTTATGGGAACATATGGTTATTGTGCTCCAGAATATGCTATGACAGGACAACTTACAGTTAAGTCAGATGTTTACAGCTTTGGAGTTGTCTTGCTCGAGCTGATTACTGGCCGAAAGGCCATTGACAGCACCAGACCAGCGTCAGAGCAAAACCTTGTGTCATGG GCACGGCCCCTTTTCAATGACAGGCGCAAGCTCCCAAAGATGGCTGACCCGGGCCTGGAGGGGCAGTTTCCTACACGGGGACTTTACCAGGCGCTTGCGGTGGCATCAATGTGCATCCAGTCAGAGGCTGCATCGCGCCCACTCATCGCCGACGTTGTGACTGCTCTGTCATACCTTGCAAACCAGATTTATGATCCTAGCTTAGCGCACGCATCCAAGAAAGCAGGCGGCAGCGACCAGCGGAACCGGGTCGGTGACAGTGGAAGGGCGCTTTCCAAGAATGACGATGCAGGCAGCTCTGGCCACAGGTCGCCGAGCAAGGACCGGGCCGACTCCCCCAGAGAGCAGTTCCCGGGGGCTGCGAACAGGGGCCAGGACAGGGAGCGAAtggtggcagaggcaaagatgtgGGGCGAGAACTGGCGGGAGAAGCGGCGAGCTGCTCAGGGGAGCCTGGATTCTCCGACCGGAGGCGGGTAG